A single Oncorhynchus mykiss isolate Arlee chromosome 24, USDA_OmykA_1.1, whole genome shotgun sequence DNA region contains:
- the LOC118944046 gene encoding pollen-specific leucine-rich repeat extensin-like protein 1 — translation MYKVADEDTGPVARRRPQRGPVHTHTTERPCPHTYPERPCPHTDSREALSTHRPQRGPVHTQTPERPCPHTDPREALSTHGPQRGPVHTQTPERPCPHTDPREALSTQTPERPCPHTYPREALSTHIPQRGPVHTQTPERPCPHRPQRGPVHTDPREALPTQTPERPCPHTDPREALSTQTPERPCPHTDPREALSTHIPQRGPVHTQTPERPCPHRPQRGPVHTDPREALSTQTPERPCPHRPQRGPVHTDPREALSTHRPQRGPVHTQTPERPCPHTDPREALSTHRPQRGPVHTQTPERPCPHTDPREALSTHRPQRGPVHTQTPERPCPHTDPREALSTHRPQRGPVHTQTPERPCPHTDPREALSTHRPQSGPVHTDPREALSTHRLQRGPVHTQTPERPCPHTDPREAMSTQTPERPCPHRPQRGPVHTDPREALSTQTPERPCPHRPQRGPVHTQTPERPCPHRPQRGPVHTDPREALSTQTPERPCPHTDPREALSTHRLQRGPVHTQTPERPCPHTDPREALSTHRPQRGPVHTQTPERPCPHTDPREALSTHRPQRGPVHTQTPERPCPHTDPREALSTHRPQRGPVHTQTPERPCPHTDPRVALSTQTPERPCPHTDSREALSTHRPQRGPVHTQTPERPCPHRPQRGPVHTDPREALSTQTPERPCPHRPQRGHVHTDPREAMSTQTPAPGYFP, via the exons ATGTACAAAGTTGCAGATGAGGACACAGGTCCTGTGGCTCGACGACG ACCCCAGAGAGGCCCTGTCCACACGCATACCACAGAGAGGCCCTGTCCACACACATACCCAGAGAGGCCCTGTCCACACACAGACTCCAGAGAGGCCCTGTCCACACACAGACCCCAGAGAGGCCCTGTTCACACACAGACCCCAGAGAGGCCCTGTCCACACACAGACCCCAGAGAGGCCCTGTCCACACACGGACCCCAGAGAGGCCCTGTCCACACACAGACCCCAGAGAGGCCCTGTCCACACACGGACCCCAGAGAGGCCCTGTCCACACAGACCCCAGAGAGGCCCTGTCCACACACATACCCCAGAGAGGCCCTGTCCACACACATACCCCAGAGAGGCCCTGTCCACACACAGACCCCAGAGAGGCCCTGTCCACACAGACCCCAGAGAGGCCCTGTCCACACAGACCCCAGAGAGGCCCTGCCCACACAGACCCCAGAGAGGCCCTGTCCACACACAGACCCCAGAGAGGCCCTGTCCACACAGACCCCAGAGAGGCCCTGTCCACACACAGACCCCAGAGAGGCCCTGTCCACACACATACCCCAGAGAGGCCCTGTCCACACACAGACCCCAGAGAGGCCCTGTCCACACAGACCCCAGAGAGGCCCTGTCCACACAGACCCCAGAGAGGCCCTGTCCACACAGACCCCAGAGAGGCCCTGTCCACACAGACCCCAGAGAGGCCCTGTCCACACAGACCCCAGAGAGGCCCTGTCCACACACAGACCCCAGAGAGGCCCTGTCCACACACAGACTCCAGAGAGGCCCTGTCCACACACAGACCCCAGAGAGGCCCTGTCCACACACAGACCCCAGAGAGGCCCTGTCCACACACAGACCCCAGAGAGGCCCTGTCCACACACAGACCCCAGAGAGGCCCTGTCCACACACAGACCCCAGAGAGGCCCTGTCCACACACAGACCCCAGAGAGGCCCTGTCCACACACAGACCCCAGAGAGGCCCTGTCCACACACAGACCCCAGAGAGGCCCTGTCCACACACAGACCCCAGAGAGGCCCTGTCCACACACAGACCCCAGAGAGGCCCTGTCCACACACAGACCCCAGAGTGGCCCTGTCCACACAGACCCCAGAGAGGCCCTGTCCACACACAGACTCCAGAGAGGCCCTGTCCACACACAGACCCCAGAGAGGCCCTGTCCACACACAGACCCCAGAGAGGCCATGTCCACACAGACCCCAGAGAGGCCCTGTCCACACAGACCCCAGAGAGGCCCTGTCCACACAGACCCCAGAGAGGCCCTGTCCACACAGACCCCAGAGAGGCCATGTCCACACAGACCCCAGAGAGGCCCTGTCCACACACAGACCCCAGAGAGGCCCTGTCCACACAGACCCCAGAGAGGCCCTGTCCACACAGACCCCAGAGAGGCCCTGTCCACACAGACCCCAGAGAGGCCCTGTCCACACACAGACCCCAGAGAGGCCCTGTCCACACACAGACTCCAGAGAGGCCCTGTCCACACACAGACCCCAGAGAGGCCCTGTCCACACACAGACCCCAGAGAGGCCCTGTCCACACACAGACCCCAGAGAGGCCCTGTCCACACACAGACCCCAGAGAGGCCCTGTCCACACACAGACCCCAGAGAGGCCCTGTCCACACACAGACCCCAGAGAGGCCCTGTCCACACACAGACCCCAGAGAGGCCCTGTCCACACACAGACCCCAGAGAGGCCCTGTCCACACACAGACCCCAGAGAGGCCCTGTCCACACACAGACCCCAGAGAGGCCCTGTCCACACACAGACCCCAGAGTGGCCCTGTCCACACAGACCCCAGAGAGGCCCTGTCCACACACAGACTCCAGAGAGGCCCTGTCCACACACAGACCCCAGAGAGGCCCTGTCCACACACAGACCCCAGAGAGGCCATGTCCACACAGACCCCAGAGAGGCCCTGTCCACACAGACCCCAGAGAGGCCCTGTCCACACAGACCCCAGAGAGGCCCTGTCCACACAGACCCCAGAGAGGCCATGTCCACACAGACCCCAGAGAGGCCATGTCCACACAGACTCCAGCCCCTGGTTACTTCCCCTAG